The following proteins come from a genomic window of Macadamia integrifolia cultivar HAES 741 chromosome 14, SCU_Mint_v3, whole genome shotgun sequence:
- the LOC122061820 gene encoding abscisic acid receptor PYL3-like produces MNGNGYSIMESEYIWRHHRHEIRENQCSSALVKHIKAPVPLVWSLVRRFDQPQNYKPFISRCVVQGDLEIGSVREVNVKSGLPATTSTERLELLDDNEHILSIRIVGGDHRLRNYSSIISLHPEIIDGRPWTLVIESFVVDVPDGNTKDETCYFVEALIKCNLKSLADVSERLAVQDRTEPIDRT; encoded by the exons ATGAACGGTAATGGATACAGCATAATGGAGTCTGAGTATATATGGAGACATCACAGACACGAGATAAGAGAGAATCAGTGTAGTTCTGCTCTTGTTAAACACATCAAAGCTCCTGTTCCTCTC GTATGGTCTTTGGTAAGGAGATTCGATCAACCACAAAATTATAAACCCTTTATCAGTAGGTGCGTTGTGCAGGGGGATCTTGAGATTGGTAGTGTTAGAGAAGTAAATGTTAAGTCTGGGCTTCCAGCCACAACCAGCACTGAAAGGTTGGAGCTTCTTGATGATAACGAGCATATCCTCAGCATCCGGATTGTCGGCGGGGATCACAGGCTAAGG AACTACTCATCAATCATAAGCCTTCATCCAGAGATCATTGATGGGAGACCATGGACCCTAGTGATTGAATCATTTGTGGTGGACGTGCCTGATGGGAATACCAAGGATGAAACTTGCTACTTTGTTGAGGCCCTGATCAAGTGCAACCTCAAATCATTGGCAGATGTCTCGGAGCGGCTGGCGGTGcaggaccgaaccgaaccaatagaCCGAACCTGA